One Nitrospinota bacterium genomic window, AGGGAGCTGTGGAACCACCCCCGGTGCTGGTCGCTTCCCTCCAGGTACATATCGGCCGGCCAGTCCAGGCGCCGCTCGCCGGTGAGGACCGCCGCGTGGCTCACCCCCGACTCGAACCATACATCGAGGATGTCCTCCTCCTTGCGAAAGTCCGCAGCTCCGCAGGCCGGGCAGGCGAGCCCCGAAGGGACGAGATCGGCCACGGGGCGCTCAAACCAGGCGTCGGCCCCCTCTTCGGCCACGAGGGCTGCTGCGTGCTCAGCCAGCTCCTTCGACAGGACCGTCTCGTCGCAGGCCTCGCAGTATAGCGCCGTGATAGGCACCCCCCAGGCTCGCTGACGGGAGATACACCAGTCCGGTCGCCGCTCGACCATCTGGTATATGCGCTCCTCGCCCCAGGCGGGAATCCACGTCACTTGGCGGATCTCCTCCAGGGCCTTACGGCGAAGCTCCTCATGGTCCATGGAGATAAACCACTGGGCAGTAGCGCGAAAGATGATGGGCTCCTTGCACCGCCAGCAATGGGGGTAGGAGTGGGTGACTTCATCGGCCGCGATGAGGTGGCCGTCGGCCCTGAGGCGCTCAATGATGCCGTGGTTGGCCTCCCAGACATTGAGTCCCCCGAAGAGCTCCATCTCCGGGACGAAGCGGCCGTGGTCGTCCACCGGGTTGTAGACCTCGAGGCCGTAGCGTAGCCCGACCTCGTAGTCATCATGACCATGGCCCGGGGCTGTGTGGACGCACCCGGTCCCCTGCTCCAGGGTCACGTGTTCGCCGAGCAGGATCGGGCTTGGCCGCTGGTAGAAGGGATGGCGGCAGACGAGGCCTTCCAGGGCCGAACCCTTGACCGTGCCAAGTTCAGCCGGGGTAGCGCCTGCCACCCGTTTGAGGACCTCCGCCTTCAGCCCCTCGGCCATGACCCACACTTCTTCGTCGATCTCCACGGCCGTGTACTCCAGGTCGGGGTGGACGCAGATGGCCAGGTTGGCAGGGAGGGTCCAGGGCGTCGTCGTCCAGATGAGAACGAAGGCAGCTCTATCGGCCGCATCGGGAAACCACCGGCCGAGGTCGCCCTCGACGGGGAACTTGACGTAAATTGAGGGGGAAGTACGGTCGTCGTACTCCACCTCGGCCTCGGCCAGCGCCGTCACACAGCTAGTGCACCAGTGAACCGGCTTCAGCCCGCGGTAGACGCTCCCCCGTTCGACGAAGCGGCCGAACTCCCGAATGATAGTGGCCTCGTAGCCTGCATCCATCGTTAGGTAGGGGGCGTCCCAATCGGCGAAGACCCCCAGGCGCTTGAACTCCTCACGCTGGATGGCGACGAACTTCTCGGCGAAGGCCCGGCACCGCTTGCGGACCTCGGTTTTGGAAAGCTCTTCGAGCCGTGGTCCTAGCTCCTGTTTTACCTGGTGCTCGATTGGCAGCCCGTGGCAGTCCCAACCGGGGACGTAGACGGCGTCGAAGCCCTCCATCTGCTTAATCTTGACTATGATGTCCTTGAGAATCTTGTTGAGGGCGTGCCCGATGTGGATGTGCCCGTTGGCGTACGGCGGCCCGTCGTGGAGGATGTAGGTGGGCCGATCGGCGGACGCCTCCCTGAGAACCCGGTAGATGTCCATGGCCTCCCAGCGGGCGAGAATCTCGTTTTCCCGCACGGGGAGGTTCGCCCGCATGGGAAAGGCGGTCTTGGGAAGGTTCAGGGTCTCTTTGTAGTCCATATGGCGGCGGTGATCCTAGGGGCCGGGAGAAGCCGAGCTAAATGCTCATCGCCTCGCGGACCTCTTCCATGGTGGCCTGTGCGACGAGGCGGGCCCGCTTGCTCCCCTCTTCGAA contains:
- the ileS gene encoding isoleucine--tRNA ligase; its protein translation is MDYKETLNLPKTAFPMRANLPVRENEILARWEAMDIYRVLREASADRPTYILHDGPPYANGHIHIGHALNKILKDIIVKIKQMEGFDAVYVPGWDCHGLPIEHQVKQELGPRLEELSKTEVRKRCRAFAEKFVAIQREEFKRLGVFADWDAPYLTMDAGYEATIIREFGRFVERGSVYRGLKPVHWCTSCVTALAEAEVEYDDRTSPSIYVKFPVEGDLGRWFPDAADRAAFVLIWTTTPWTLPANLAICVHPDLEYTAVEIDEEVWVMAEGLKAEVLKRVAGATPAELGTVKGSALEGLVCRHPFYQRPSPILLGEHVTLEQGTGCVHTAPGHGHDDYEVGLRYGLEVYNPVDDHGRFVPEMELFGGLNVWEANHGIIERLRADGHLIAADEVTHSYPHCWRCKEPIIFRATAQWFISMDHEELRRKALEEIRQVTWIPAWGEERIYQMVERRPDWCISRQRAWGVPITALYCEACDETVLSKELAEHAAALVAEEGADAWFERPVADLVPSGLACPACGAADFRKEEDILDVWFESGVSHAAVLTGERRLDWPADMYLEGSDQHRGWFHSSLLAAVGTRGGAPYRSVLTHGYVVDGEGKKMSKSAGNVIAPQEIIERYGAEILRLWVASENYRDDVRISEEILTRLTEAYRRIRNTCRFLLANLYDFEAARDEVPYTELPAMERYVLHRLQLLVERVGRAYARNEYHLFYHAFHNWCVLDLSSFYLDVLKDRLYCDEAASPARRAAQTVLSEVLSTMVRLMAPVLAYTAEEVWEHMAPALQTAESVHLAALPEVEPAYQDETLAATWDTLLAVRSEVTKCLEGARSDKAIGSSLEAKVIIGADGTLKKLLEAHRDQLPEIFIVSAVDLAAPDSVPDAAMRSDEIAGLAVAWERAPGKKCERCWVFKEDVGSSTDHPTLCGRCVDRLRAE